In Bacteroidales bacterium, a single genomic region encodes these proteins:
- a CDS encoding helix-turn-helix transcriptional regulator, translated as MKTTKKKIDMIIEKTKTGFSAYAKDYPIFTTGKTIADLINNTYEATTLYFEEQKVKVTPDNINFEVDFKQFFQFYKVINSKFLAEKIGMNPTLLSQYVQGRKKPSGQQTEKILHGIHQIGRELSELNLIHRV; from the coding sequence ATGAAAACAACAAAGAAAAAAATTGACATGATAATAGAAAAAACCAAGACTGGTTTTTCAGCATATGCAAAGGATTACCCCATTTTTACAACTGGAAAAACTATTGCAGATTTAATAAATAACACTTATGAGGCTACGACGTTATATTTTGAAGAACAAAAAGTCAAAGTAACTCCTGACAATATCAATTTCGAGGTTGATTTCAAACAGTTTTTTCAATTTTATAAAGTCATTAATTCCAAATTTCTTGCTGAAAAAATTGGCATGAATCCAACATTATTATCTCAGTACGTGCAAGGACGTAAAAAACCTTCTGGACAACAGACTGAAAAAATCTTACATGGAATCCATCAAATTGGCAGAGAACTTTCGGAGTTAAATTTAATTCACAGAGTTTAA
- a CDS encoding biopolymer transporter ExbD, which yields MAIQMRNKRSVEFSMASMSDLVFLLLIFFMLTSTLVSPNAIKLLLPNSNSKTIAKQTTTVYINDKFEYFLEDQPVAEAVLMQSIKGKLGSQTDATIVLRTDRTVPVQYVVNVIEAVNQINDLYKSKHKVILATQPKK from the coding sequence ATGGCAATACAAATGAGAAATAAACGCAGCGTAGAGTTCAGTATGGCCTCCATGTCTGATCTGGTATTTTTACTGCTTATCTTTTTCATGCTGACTTCTACATTGGTCAGTCCGAATGCAATTAAGTTACTTCTTCCAAACAGCAACAGTAAAACCATTGCAAAGCAAACCACCACTGTCTATATCAATGATAAGTTTGAATATTTTCTGGAAGATCAGCCTGTTGCCGAAGCTGTATTGATGCAGTCTATCAAGGGAAAACTTGGTTCACAGACTGATGCAACCATTGTGCTTCGAACCGACAGAACAGTTCCTGTGCAATATGTGGTTAATGTAATTGAAGCCGTCAATCAGATTAATGATTTGTATAAATCAAAGCATAAGGTGATACTGGCAACACAACCCAAAAAATAA
- a CDS encoding energy transducer TonB, which translates to MKLTKNDIKGIAGTLLFHAVVLLCFIFFGFSTPLPLPEEEGVEVNLGYSDDGTGDIEPVNPFSQNAANNNNSSNENENITQNTEESVNLNKNKTENNTTQSEEPQVNKNALYPGKKNNDGGSQGITGNPGNQGNPNGNPNSDNYNGNSPSGDGISFKLGDRKSKSLPKPNYNSKDEGVVVVTIWVDKNGNVTKAQAGARGTTTTSLYLRKIAEDAARKSKFDAKANAPEEQQGTITYNFINLN; encoded by the coding sequence ATGAAACTGACAAAAAATGATATCAAGGGAATAGCAGGAACCTTGTTGTTTCATGCAGTGGTTTTATTATGTTTTATTTTTTTCGGCTTTTCTACCCCTTTGCCACTTCCAGAGGAAGAAGGCGTTGAGGTGAATTTGGGTTATAGTGATGATGGCACCGGAGATATAGAACCTGTAAATCCTTTTTCGCAAAATGCTGCCAATAATAATAACAGCAGCAATGAAAATGAAAACATCACTCAAAACACGGAAGAAAGTGTTAACCTCAATAAAAACAAAACAGAAAACAATACAACTCAAAGTGAAGAGCCTCAGGTGAACAAAAATGCTTTGTATCCCGGCAAAAAAAACAATGACGGAGGTTCTCAGGGAATAACCGGGAACCCGGGAAACCAGGGTAACCCCAACGGAAACCCCAACTCAGATAACTATAATGGCAACAGCCCGTCGGGTGATGGCATATCTTTTAAACTGGGCGACCGCAAATCAAAATCGTTGCCAAAACCAAATTATAATTCCAAAGATGAAGGAGTGGTTGTGGTAACTATATGGGTTGATAAAAACGGCAACGTTACAAAAGCACAGGCAGGGGCAAGGGGCACCACAACAACCAGCCTTTACCTGCGTAAAATTGCCGAAGATGCGGCACGCAAATCCAAATTTGATGCAAAAGCCAATGCCCCTGAAGAGCAGCAGGGTACGATAACTTATAATTTTATAAACCTCAATTAA
- a CDS encoding KUP/HAK/KT family potassium transporter encodes MENNRKIPAKTSLLSVIMTLGIVYGDIGTSPLYVMRAIIGNAGTIDVNFILGALSCVIWTLTMLTTIKYVIIALRADNKGEGGIFSLFALIRKKAPWIYVFAIIGGATELADGVITPSITVISATEGLLLIGKNIPVLPIALLIILALFSLQKFGTKVVGSSFGPIMFLWFAMLGIVGMFYILQAPLVFKAFNPYYAFKFLTAYPGGFVLLGAIFLATTGAEALYSDLGHCGRKNIRISWVYVKTMLITNYLGQGAWLIINMNSINNETNPFFGMMPGWFLIPAIIIATLAAIIASQALISGAYTLISVAMSLNLWPRLRISYPTNIKGQMYISSVNWALCIACLFVMVFFKESKNIEAAYGLSITITMLMTTVLLSYYLYKIKNLNIILVVFFMMIFLTIEVSFLVANLHKFVNGGWFTILLGGILFSIMYIWKKGRSMKNRFIEFIRINPYSNILKDLKKDLSIPKYATNLVYITRASSPHEVESKIIFSIINKQPKRADLYWLIHIDIVDDPNTKEYKVTTIIPDTLIRIDFLLGFRVQPRINLYFKQVVDEMIRNNEVDLISKYPSLQKHRIMSDFRFVIIDRIQNYDFDFPPFEQFIMDLYTYLKRIGTTEMKAYGLDTSNITIEKVPLSIPKSPKHDLKRIYGNGENTKSL; translated from the coding sequence ATGGAAAATAACAGGAAAATTCCGGCCAAAACTTCTCTTCTGAGTGTCATCATGACACTGGGCATTGTATATGGCGATATTGGCACTTCGCCCTTGTATGTGATGCGTGCTATCATAGGAAATGCCGGTACTATTGACGTGAATTTTATTCTCGGAGCGCTTTCCTGCGTTATATGGACGCTTACGATGCTCACAACTATTAAATATGTTATTATTGCATTGCGGGCTGACAATAAAGGTGAGGGTGGAATTTTTTCGCTTTTTGCCCTGATAAGAAAAAAAGCTCCATGGATATATGTTTTTGCAATTATCGGTGGCGCCACCGAGTTGGCTGATGGTGTTATCACTCCGTCTATCACAGTGATATCTGCAACAGAAGGCTTGCTTCTGATAGGGAAAAATATACCTGTGCTTCCTATCGCTTTATTAATTATCCTCGCACTTTTCAGTTTGCAGAAATTTGGCACCAAAGTCGTTGGCAGCTCTTTTGGACCAATAATGTTTTTATGGTTTGCTATGCTGGGCATAGTCGGCATGTTTTATATTCTTCAAGCGCCTTTGGTGTTTAAAGCTTTCAACCCTTACTATGCATTTAAGTTTCTTACAGCTTACCCCGGCGGCTTTGTATTGCTGGGAGCCATATTTCTTGCGACAACGGGTGCAGAAGCATTATATTCTGACCTTGGTCATTGCGGCAGAAAGAATATCAGAATAAGCTGGGTATATGTAAAAACAATGCTAATAACTAATTATTTAGGCCAGGGTGCATGGCTTATAATAAATATGAATAGCATCAACAATGAAACTAATCCCTTTTTTGGGATGATGCCGGGATGGTTCCTTATCCCTGCCATTATTATTGCAACACTGGCAGCTATTATTGCCAGCCAGGCGCTGATAAGCGGGGCATATACGCTGATTTCAGTAGCTATGTCGCTGAACTTGTGGCCCCGGCTTAGAATTAGTTACCCGACAAATATTAAAGGACAAATGTACATTAGCTCAGTGAACTGGGCTTTATGTATTGCATGCCTGTTCGTAATGGTATTTTTTAAGGAATCTAAGAATATAGAGGCTGCTTACGGACTTTCTATTACGATTACCATGTTAATGACAACAGTTCTGCTTTCCTATTATTTATATAAAATTAAAAACCTGAATATAATACTGGTTGTATTTTTTATGATGATATTCCTGACCATAGAAGTTAGCTTTCTTGTTGCTAACTTACACAAGTTTGTCAATGGCGGGTGGTTTACAATATTACTGGGGGGCATACTCTTCTCCATAATGTATATCTGGAAAAAAGGACGAAGCATGAAAAACCGTTTTATTGAATTTATCCGCATTAATCCTTATTCTAATATTTTGAAAGATTTAAAGAAAGACCTGTCAATACCCAAATATGCAACCAACCTTGTATATATTACCAGAGCCAGCAGTCCTCACGAAGTAGAATCCAAAATTATTTTTTCAATTATAAATAAACAGCCGAAAAGAGCCGACCTGTATTGGCTTATACATATTGATATTGTTGACGATCCTAACACCAAGGAATATAAAGTTACTACCATTATCCCTGATACCCTCATCCGGATTGATTTTCTACTGGGATTCCGTGTGCAGCCAAGGATTAACCTTTACTTTAAGCAGGTTGTTGATGAAATGATACGAAATAATGAAGTAGATTTAATTTCAAAATATCCTTCACTACAGAAACATCGTATCATGAGTGATTTTCGTTTTGTTATCATTGACCGTATTCAGAACTATGATTTTGATTTTCCCCCTTTTGAGCAGTTTATTATGGACCTTTATACATACTTGAAGCGTATTGGTACTACGGAAATGAAAGCTTATGGTCTTGACACAAGTAATATTACTATTGAAAAAGTCCCACTCTCAATACCCAAGAGCCCAAAGCATGATTTAAAACGTATTTATGGAAATGGAGAAAATACTAAGAGTTTATAA
- a CDS encoding MotA/TolQ/ExbB proton channel family protein, with the protein MGILLQITQSGTVTDTTSQLIQQVTQTVPTSETLSLWELTMKGGWIMIPIAVLSILAIYIFIERFIATQRAAKEDSGFMNNIKDFIHQGKLDAALSLSKNTDTPIARMIHKGLLRLGKPLSDINAAIENVGKLEIAKLEKKVAILATAAGGAPMLGFLGTVTGMVRAFYNISKAGNNIEIATLSGGIYEAMITTVAGLIVGIIAYFCYNIIVSRIQKVVNMLESRASEFMDLLNEPAS; encoded by the coding sequence CTGGGAATTTTATTGCAAATTACTCAATCAGGGACTGTGACCGATACAACTTCACAGCTTATACAGCAAGTTACTCAAACGGTGCCTACTTCCGAAACGCTATCGTTATGGGAACTAACTATGAAAGGCGGCTGGATCATGATACCAATAGCTGTATTGTCTATTCTTGCTATATATATTTTTATTGAACGTTTTATTGCAACCCAGAGAGCTGCAAAAGAAGATTCAGGTTTTATGAATAATATCAAGGATTTTATCCATCAGGGAAAACTGGATGCTGCACTTTCGTTATCTAAAAATACCGATACCCCTATCGCCCGAATGATACATAAGGGTTTGCTTCGTTTGGGGAAACCACTAAGCGATATTAATGCTGCCATTGAAAATGTAGGAAAACTTGAAATTGCAAAATTGGAGAAGAAAGTGGCTATATTGGCAACAGCAGCAGGCGGAGCTCCTATGCTTGGTTTTCTTGGCACCGTTACCGGAATGGTGCGAGCTTTTTATAACATCTCGAAAGCAGGTAATAATATTGAAATAGCAACTCTTTCTGGTGGCATTTATGAAGCTATGATAACCACGGTTGCCGGTTTAATAGTCGGAATTATTGCATATTTCTGTTACAATATCATAGTTTCCCGGATACAAAAAGTAGTAAATATGCTTGAGTCGCGTGCCTCTGAGTTTATGGATCTCCTTAACGAACCTGCATCTTAA
- a CDS encoding M20/M25/M40 family metallo-hydrolase codes for MNKNVKYFFVIFFCFIAFHVNAQNDQRTIKSFDPFIQSCLADVNSDSLYSYTLSLQSFGTRYCLADNRKSVALWLAAKLESFGYNTIIDSFPCTFEIHINDGGGTFHVVLTQYNVIGTLWGTQNPAATYILGAHYDSFAGWDSITNPLISAPGADDNATGVAAFLEISRILKARNYCPKYSIEFIGFAAEELMGSSYSGSKHYAHLCDSLNKDIKMMINADMLGYPGDTTNTVNIMGYIGHEWISALADTLRLQYCSINSQIYNDQKVWDAYPFWADSFPAIGFIERNPSFNPNYHKVTDIVDNIDFDYFREITKLIFALLLDRVPFDSAAGVSPIDLENSLTIYPNPCNEYIWIKYLGEEQKSPLTIEIRDLMNRRVFSTFVQDGILPIRLTIPEIKPSIYYIYLLNKNGVLTGLKKFVKIE; via the coding sequence ATGAATAAGAATGTAAAGTACTTTTTTGTTATTTTTTTCTGCTTCATCGCATTTCATGTAAATGCTCAGAATGATCAAAGGACTATTAAAAGTTTTGATCCTTTCATTCAAAGTTGTCTTGCCGATGTAAATTCTGATAGTTTATATTCATATACTCTGTCTCTTCAATCCTTCGGAACAAGATATTGCCTTGCTGATAATCGGAAGAGTGTTGCATTATGGTTGGCTGCAAAGTTGGAATCATTTGGATATAATACAATCATTGATTCGTTCCCATGTACGTTTGAAATTCACATTAATGATGGAGGCGGTACATTTCATGTTGTTTTGACACAATATAATGTTATAGGCACCTTATGGGGTACTCAAAACCCTGCCGCGACATATATTTTAGGGGCACATTATGATTCATTTGCAGGTTGGGATTCAATAACCAATCCTTTGATATCTGCTCCCGGTGCTGATGATAATGCGACTGGAGTCGCTGCGTTTCTTGAAATTTCCAGAATTTTAAAAGCTCGTAATTATTGTCCAAAATATTCAATAGAATTTATTGGTTTTGCTGCAGAGGAACTTATGGGATCAAGTTATAGTGGATCGAAGCATTATGCCCATTTATGCGATTCACTTAATAAGGATATAAAAATGATGATAAATGCTGATATGCTTGGATATCCTGGCGATACTACTAATACTGTGAACATAATGGGGTATATTGGTCATGAATGGATTAGCGCTCTTGCAGATACTTTAAGACTTCAATATTGCAGTATCAACTCTCAGATATATAATGATCAGAAGGTTTGGGATGCATATCCATTTTGGGCTGATTCATTCCCTGCAATAGGATTTATTGAAAGAAATCCTTCTTTTAATCCAAATTATCATAAAGTTACGGATATTGTAGATAATATTGATTTCGATTATTTCAGGGAAATAACTAAGTTGATATTTGCTCTTTTATTGGATCGAGTACCTTTCGATTCTGCCGCTGGCGTTAGTCCAATTGATTTAGAAAATAGTTTGACGATATACCCAAATCCTTGTAACGAATACATTTGGATTAAATATCTTGGCGAAGAACAGAAATCTCCATTAACAATTGAAATAAGAGATTTGATGAACAGAAGAGTGTTTTCGACTTTTGTTCAAGACGGAATACTTCCGATCAGGCTGACAATACCAGAGATAAAACCTTCAATATATTATATTTATTTGCTCAATAAAAACGGGGTATTGACAGGTTTAAAAAAGTTTGTTAAAATAGAATAG
- a CDS encoding SDR family oxidoreductase, which yields MPKTALITGASSGIGLELARIHASKGDNLVIVARNKTKLDELKTELESQYKISVYTLGRDLSMADSAKEVYEEIKKQNIKVYYLINNAGYGNYGYFTETSWKKEADMIQLNITTLTQLTKLFLPDMIKNGGGKILNLASTASFQPGPLMAVYFATKAYVLSFSQALNNEVKPQGVTVTALCPGLTESNFVNAASMHNSRMANRKLPSADEVALYGYHAMMKGKAVAIHGFLNRLMAHTSRMAPMNLAVKITKKLLEKK from the coding sequence ATGCCAAAAACAGCTCTAATCACTGGTGCATCAAGCGGCATAGGCCTTGAACTGGCGCGTATTCATGCTTCCAAAGGGGATAACCTTGTAATTGTTGCACGCAACAAAACCAAACTTGATGAATTGAAAACAGAACTGGAATCACAATATAAAATATCAGTTTATACCCTTGGCAGGGATTTATCAATGGCTGATTCTGCCAAAGAAGTTTACGAAGAAATAAAAAAGCAAAATATCAAGGTGTATTATCTTATTAACAATGCAGGGTATGGTAATTACGGTTATTTCACAGAAACCTCATGGAAGAAAGAAGCCGACATGATACAACTTAACATTACCACACTGACACAGCTTACGAAGTTATTTTTACCCGACATGATAAAAAACGGGGGTGGGAAAATTCTTAATCTGGCTTCCACAGCTTCTTTTCAGCCGGGGCCGCTGATGGCCGTTTATTTTGCTACAAAAGCTTATGTGTTGAGTTTTTCTCAGGCCTTAAACAATGAAGTTAAACCACAAGGTGTTACGGTTACTGCCTTATGTCCGGGGTTGACGGAGAGCAATTTTGTGAACGCCGCATCCATGCACAATAGCCGTATGGCAAACAGGAAACTTCCCTCTGCCGATGAAGTAGCCCTATATGGTTATCATGCCATGATGAAAGGCAAAGCTGTGGCCATACACGGATTTTTAAACCGTCTGATGGCGCATACTTCGCGCATGGCTCCTATGAATCTGGCAGTAAAGATTACAAAAAAGCTTCTTGAGAAAAAATAA
- a CDS encoding M28 family peptidase, whose translation MNTCAFYKSIVIFIVLLFIWKVNVSFCQNEGGESKIPNSVISDYLNELKQDSIAQSISYLQSFKTRFSLTQNRKQIAEWIAQKFNSYGYDAKLDSFKVIADAPYYEIWLYNVVADYPGVIWPDDILILGAHYDSKTQSNDTASAPGADNNASGVAAMLEIARVFKLKMLNPNRTIRFIAFTMSENPIIHPNTICGSCEYAHMADSLNYNIKFMFECAEIAYNPPDTSYSYYLWQYSYWLKNFVKFVAHQFVPDLNISSNYRNREKDSWYFYKHGFPSITLNEGIPSPYYNTFGDTISNCNMEYCLEMTKLTCAVFLYAQDTVLGVDDYWVSNELDVYPNPTSGRITVKCGNQCKSLTLGIYDCFGRKCKEIILEPATSTTFDISNLAEGIYYCKTEGAAINYRSKLVLCK comes from the coding sequence ATGAATACCTGCGCCTTTTATAAATCAATTGTCATATTTATCGTACTGTTATTCATTTGGAAGGTCAATGTTTCATTTTGTCAAAATGAAGGCGGAGAGTCGAAAATACCTAATAGTGTTATTAGCGATTATCTTAATGAATTAAAACAAGATAGTATTGCACAAAGCATTTCATATTTACAATCATTCAAAACCCGTTTTTCTCTAACCCAAAACAGAAAGCAAATTGCCGAGTGGATTGCTCAAAAATTTAATTCGTACGGATATGATGCAAAACTTGATTCATTTAAAGTAATTGCTGATGCTCCATATTATGAAATATGGCTATACAATGTAGTCGCCGATTACCCCGGCGTTATATGGCCAGATGATATTCTTATTTTAGGAGCACATTACGATAGCAAAACCCAGTCTAATGATACTGCTTCTGCACCCGGGGCAGATAATAATGCTTCGGGAGTAGCAGCAATGCTAGAAATAGCACGTGTTTTTAAATTGAAAATGCTTAATCCAAATCGTACAATCAGATTTATTGCATTTACGATGAGTGAAAACCCAATTATTCACCCTAATACAATTTGCGGCAGTTGCGAATATGCTCATATGGCGGATTCATTGAATTATAATATTAAATTTATGTTTGAATGTGCTGAAATTGCTTACAATCCGCCTGATACCAGTTATTCTTATTATTTGTGGCAATATAGTTACTGGTTAAAGAACTTTGTAAAATTCGTTGCACACCAATTTGTGCCAGACTTAAACATTTCCAGTAATTATCGAAATAGAGAAAAAGATAGCTGGTATTTTTATAAACATGGATTTCCCTCGATTACGTTAAATGAAGGGATACCATCTCCTTATTACAACACATTCGGAGATACAATAAGCAATTGTAATATGGAGTATTGCCTTGAAATGACTAAGCTTACCTGTGCCGTATTCTTATATGCTCAAGATACAGTTCTCGGAGTTGATGATTATTGGGTTAGTAATGAATTGGATGTTTATCCAAATCCGACATCGGGCAGGATAACAGTAAAATGCGGAAATCAATGTAAAAGTTTGACTCTTGGAATTTATGATTGTTTTGGGAGGAAGTGCAAGGAAATTATATTAGAGCCAGCGACATCAACTACATTTGATATTTCAAATTTGGCAGAAGGAATCTATTACTGCAAAACAGAGGGCGCAGCGATCAACTATAGAAGTAAATTAGTTTTATGCAAATGA
- a CDS encoding aminopeptidase — translation MSKKASIISKTIMFLIILCFTVYLPFYTSVAQITDISLKEKLEAIKGVVEVKTMSYKAPFKEKYLVRIKQWIDPKDTVLGSFIQRVFVSHYSYDAPVVLVTEGYSGSYAERAEYTDELAALFNTNQILVEHRYFGQSVPENMDWNYLTAANAASDHHNVVTLLKSIYTKKWINTGISKGGQTALIHRALYPDDVDISVCYVGPLCFSLEDGRHEPFISCKVASEPERQKVHDFQLEVLKRRKKMMPMFEQYCAKEKYTFRLPLNEIFDYCVLEFSFSFWQWGWAPASIPSSKASDTDMFNYLMRVCSPDYFANEGIAPTLAFFVQAAKELGYYGYETEPFAKYLKIKTAKGYLEKIFLPEGLTFTFDSTLSQYCQKFLNENDPQMIFIYGEYDPWSAAAVNFGDKKNMLKAVCPAESHRARIRSFPKETQQQIIEKIKAWLK, via the coding sequence ATGTCTAAAAAAGCTTCAATCATCAGCAAAACTATAATGTTTTTGATTATACTGTGTTTCACAGTATATCTCCCATTTTACACATCTGTTGCACAAATAACAGACATTTCCCTTAAAGAAAAACTTGAAGCCATAAAAGGTGTTGTTGAGGTTAAAACCATGAGTTACAAGGCTCCTTTCAAAGAAAAATATCTGGTACGAATAAAACAGTGGATTGACCCGAAGGACACTGTTTTGGGTTCTTTTATTCAAAGAGTGTTTGTTTCACATTACTCGTATGATGCTCCGGTAGTTCTTGTAACAGAAGGTTATTCCGGAAGTTATGCCGAAAGGGCAGAATATACGGATGAGCTTGCCGCACTTTTTAACACGAATCAAATATTGGTTGAACATCGCTATTTCGGGCAGTCGGTTCCTGAAAATATGGATTGGAATTATTTAACTGCTGCAAATGCTGCCTCGGATCATCATAATGTCGTTACCCTTTTAAAATCCATTTACACCAAAAAATGGATAAACACCGGCATCAGCAAAGGAGGGCAGACAGCGCTTATTCACCGCGCACTTTATCCTGATGATGTTGACATCAGTGTGTGTTACGTTGGGCCTTTGTGTTTCAGTTTGGAAGACGGGCGCCACGAGCCTTTTATTAGCTGTAAAGTGGCAAGCGAGCCCGAAAGGCAAAAAGTTCATGATTTTCAGCTTGAGGTGTTGAAACGAAGAAAAAAAATGATGCCGATGTTTGAACAGTATTGTGCGAAAGAAAAGTATACTTTCAGACTTCCCTTGAATGAAATATTTGATTATTGTGTGCTGGAGTTTTCTTTTTCATTCTGGCAATGGGGCTGGGCACCTGCTTCCATACCCTCATCTAAAGCTTCCGATACGGATATGTTCAATTACCTTATGCGGGTATGTTCCCCCGATTATTTTGCCAACGAAGGCATAGCTCCTACGCTGGCTTTTTTTGTTCAGGCAGCTAAGGAATTAGGTTACTATGGTTACGAAACAGAACCTTTTGCAAAATACCTGAAAATAAAAACCGCCAAAGGATACTTAGAAAAGATATTTCTTCCCGAGGGTCTTACTTTTACATTTGACAGCACACTTTCTCAGTATTGTCAAAAATTTTTAAATGAGAATGATCCTCAAATGATTTTTATTTACGGGGAATACGACCCATGGTCGGCTGCTGCTGTTAATTTCGGGGATAAAAAAAATATGCTTAAGGCCGTATGCCCTGCTGAGAGCCATCGTGCCCGCATACGCTCTTTCCCAAAAGAAACACAACAGCAAATAATTGAAAAAATCAAAGCCTGGCTTAAGTAA
- the obgE gene encoding GTPase ObgE: MSGSNFVDYIKIHCRSGKGGAGSAHLRREKFKPKGGPDGGDGGRGGHIILKGNAHLWTLLHLRYTRHVIAGDGEGGGSNQCFGAYGKDTVIEVPLGTVARDAETGNIDFEITYDGETHILLEGGRGGLGNVHFKSATFQTPRFAQPGESGQEKDKILELKLLADVGLVGFPNAGKSTLLSVVSAAKPKIADYPFTTLVPNLGIVGYKDNRSFVMADIPGIIEGAHLGKGIGLRFLRHIERNSVLLFMVPADSDSIKKEYNILLNELKQYNPELLHKSRLLAVTKCDLIDETRRKQLAKKLPDVPAVFISAVAMSGITEMKDLLWKYLNS, translated from the coding sequence ATGTCCGGTTCCAACTTTGTTGATTATATAAAAATTCACTGTCGTTCGGGCAAGGGTGGCGCCGGCTCAGCACATTTACGTAGAGAAAAATTCAAACCCAAGGGTGGCCCCGATGGTGGCGACGGCGGCAGGGGAGGGCATATTATCCTGAAAGGCAATGCACACCTGTGGACGCTTTTGCATCTGCGTTATACGCGCCATGTTATTGCAGGTGACGGTGAAGGCGGAGGCAGTAATCAGTGTTTCGGAGCTTACGGTAAGGATACTGTTATAGAAGTTCCTCTGGGTACTGTTGCCCGTGATGCCGAGACAGGCAATATTGATTTTGAAATTACCTACGACGGAGAAACCCATATATTGCTGGAAGGCGGCAGGGGAGGATTGGGGAATGTTCATTTTAAGTCGGCTACTTTTCAAACTCCGCGTTTCGCCCAGCCTGGTGAATCGGGACAGGAAAAAGACAAGATACTTGAACTAAAACTGTTGGCAGACGTGGGATTGGTGGGATTTCCAAATGCTGGGAAATCAACACTGCTTTCGGTGGTTTCGGCAGCCAAACCCAAGATTGCGGATTATCCTTTTACAACACTGGTTCCTAATCTCGGCATTGTAGGTTACAAAGACAACAGGTCGTTTGTTATGGCCGACATTCCGGGGATTATTGAGGGGGCACACCTCGGAAAAGGGATAGGGCTGAGGTTCCTGAGGCATATCGAGCGTAACTCGGTTTTACTTTTCATGGTTCCTGCCGACAGCGATAGCATTAAAAAAGAATACAACATCCTGCTAAACGAACTAAAGCAATACAACCCGGAATTATTGCATAAATCCAGACTACTGGCAGTTACAAAATGCGACCTGATTGACGAAACCCGCAGAAAACAATTGGCAAAAAAACTTCCTGATGTACCTGCTGTTTTTATTTCTGCTGTTGCTATGAGCGGGATAACCGAAATGAAGGATTTGTTATGGAAATATCTGAACTCATAA
- a CDS encoding phosphatase PAP2 family protein, translated as MLEKLIAFDKELLLFLNGYHHPFLDFIFWYATNAWTWLPVYFILIFLSIKLYRRQAIFIVLFAAICIACTDLASVNFFKEVFQRYRPTHNLEIREQVHILHDYRGGLYGFVSSHAANFFGLATFLSVVFYRKVRHFIPLIFLWVGIIAYSRIYLGVHYPADIFFGALLGIIIGLLIGFAFRLVSEKLLKRTAFFRLKN; from the coding sequence ATGCTAGAGAAACTGATTGCATTTGATAAAGAATTATTATTGTTTCTTAATGGATATCACCATCCTTTCCTGGATTTTATTTTCTGGTATGCTACCAATGCATGGACATGGCTCCCGGTATATTTCATTTTGATTTTTCTGTCTATAAAGCTATATCGCCGGCAAGCAATTTTTATAGTACTTTTTGCTGCAATATGTATTGCATGCACCGATCTGGCTTCGGTAAATTTTTTTAAGGAAGTGTTTCAGCGCTATCGCCCCACTCATAACCTTGAGATACGGGAACAGGTTCACATACTGCATGATTACCGGGGTGGCTTATACGGTTTTGTCTCGTCGCATGCAGCAAACTTTTTTGGATTAGCAACATTTTTATCCGTAGTTTTTTATCGGAAAGTACGCCATTTTATTCCTTTGATTTTTTTATGGGTGGGCATCATAGCATACAGCCGCATATATCTGGGCGTACATTACCCTGCCGATATTTTTTTTGGAGCACTTTTAGGTATTATTATAGGGTTGCTTATAGGCTTTGCCTTCAGATTGGTTTCGGAAAAGTTACTGAAAAGAACTGCATTTTTTAGGTTGAAAAATTAG
- a CDS encoding type II toxin-antitoxin system HicA family toxin, which produces MKCSEIYRILLKDGWYPTTQKGSHIKMKHTTKPGTIVFPNHSSQELGKGLEKKIFKDAGIK; this is translated from the coding sequence ATGAAGTGCTCAGAAATTTACCGAATCTTGCTAAAAGACGGATGGTATCCCACGACACAGAAGGGATCACATATTAAAATGAAACACACGACCAAACCTGGTACTATTGTGTTTCCTAACCATAGTAGCCAAGAACTCGGCAAAGGACTTGAAAAGAAAATATTTAAAGATGCCGGAATTAAATAA